In Leptospira kirschneri serovar Cynopteri str. 3522 CT, the sequence CAGTATTATTTTCAGATCTTGTCCCAAAACCTGAAAATGTGGGAACTTCCACATTTTTAAACAAACTGTAAAACTCGAACTTCTTCCGCGCCGTTATCGTTATGATAAAATCGGAAAAACTTTTGTAATGTAACGTCCTAAAACCTAACCATTTGAAACGTGGGAACTCCTGCAAATTGCCATCTAGGATAAAATCTCAATTACGTAGTAAAAAAACAAAGTAGAACAAAAAATCGATATAGTTATTTTATAATGTTAAAATTCCGTAATTTAGAAAATCATCAAACGGAAACTCGTAAGTCCTATCCCTTTCAAAATTCAATACAACCGCGAGCAATTCGAGGTCAAGTTATTGGCATTAGAGAAATATAATATTTTATAGAAAAAACCGGGGAGGGACGCGGCCATTAAATTTTTTACGGAAACGTTCTATGATGTTTCGTAAATATAAAAAAAATCCATACCCCATTTCGAAGCGGCATGGATTTTTTAACTTAAAAATTAAACTTACTTCTTTAACTCAGGAGCAAGCTCCGCCAACGGAACCTTATCCTTTGGAAGAGATGCATAATCCTCAAATTCGTATCCATTAGGATAGTGTTCATGATCATCCGGACTGTAAAAGTGAACATAGTCCTTACGATAACCCCAAGTAAAAACAGACTTTTCTGGGTCCTGTCCTACTACTAAACAACGAGGATTCATCCATCCTTCTACTTTTTCAGTTTTTACGCGTACAAAAGGTTTTGGGTTTGCTTCGTGATTTCTATAATCATAAACCCTTACAATTGAACCTGGAGTTACCCTTTCTTTTACTACAGAAGTAGAATCAGCATCCGCAAAAATGGGAACCGTCGGCTCCAGAGATGCATTGAGTAAGGAAGGATCACAATTTTTATGATTGGTTACCTGGGCTAATTTAGAACACGCTCCCAAAAGAAGAGCGGCCCCAACTGACAGAACGATGAGTGTAATATTTCTTTTCATTCTTCTTCCTCTTATTGGTGATGGTGCAAAGCCTGATCTAACCTAGGATCTCCGACAGGAATCAAAGGAGCGGATTCATATCTTTTTAAAACCACGAACCCGAACAATCCGATAAATCCAATTACGGTACCAAAGGTCAAAAC encodes:
- the lsa16 gene encoding E-cadherin-binding lipoprotein adhesin Lsa16; its protein translation is MKRNITLIVLSVGAALLLGACSKLAQVTNHKNCDPSLLNASLEPTVPIFADADSTSVVKERVTPGSIVRVYDYRNHEANPKPFVRVKTEKVEGWMNPRCLVVGQDPEKSVFTWGYRKDYVHFYSPDDHEHYPNGYEFEDYASLPKDKVPLAELAPELKK